One Hevea brasiliensis isolate MT/VB/25A 57/8 chromosome 6, ASM3005281v1, whole genome shotgun sequence genomic window, AGAAAGATGGGTGGGACCCGCTTCGCACGTTGAAAGAGTAGGAAGGCTCATAGTTGGACAGAAGGTTAGGGTAAAACTCTCTGTGAAACATCCGAGATTTGGGTGGTCAGGCCACAGTCATGCAAGTGCTGGAACAATATCGGCAATTGATGCTGATGGAAAACTGAGAATATATACTCCTGTAGGTTCGAAAACTTGGATTCTAGATCCTTCAGAAGTGGAGCTGGTGGAGGAAGAGGAGCTTCACATTGGAGACTGGGTGAAGGTAAGGGCATCGGTATCAACACCAACACACCACTGGGGAGAGGTGAATCACTTTAGCATTGGAGTGGTGCATCGGATGGAAGATGGGGAATTATGGGTTGCATTCTGCTTCATGGAGAGGCTGTGGCTTTGCAAGGCATGGGAAATGGAAAGGGTTCGGCCATTCAAAGTGGGGGACAAAGTGAGAATTAAGGAAGGGATTATAACACCACGGTGGGGGTGGGGAATGGAGACTCAAGCAAGCAAAGGCTGGGTAGTTGGTGTAGATGCAAATGGTAAGCTAAGGATTAAGTTTCAGTGGAAAGAAGGGAGGCCATGGATTGGAGATCCAGCTGATATTGTTCTTGATGAGAGTTGAGCTGTTAATGGAGGTGCTGGATGAAGATCTCCTTGTGCTCTGTGCTTCTTTCAGTTCTGCCCTCAAACCAAAGGACCTCGGCCTCTTGCTACTTTTGAGAGGCAACTTGTTTCAGCCGCTGTACAGTCCAGTATGCTTGAAACTCCACATTTGACTGCAGCAGCTTCCTTAACAAAAGAAATTTGTTTATCGTTAATGAGCAGAAGACACGTAGAGTCAGATAGTGGGACCATGCAGAAAATTGGCTTGCCTTACTGTTAATTATAGGAGATGACGAACCGAAATCGGCAAGAAAAAGAGAGTTGCAGCCATTCATATCTCATTGATGCTGTTAGCTGATAAGCTTTTTGACGTATATATCATTTATATGTAATTTGTACAAATTGAACCTTACATAAATCTTGCGAGTTGTTGCCCTTCTCAAGTTATTTTGGTGCTTTGCAATGCATTGCATGTACCTTGACAGCGTTCTCGGCAATTTCTTAgcgttgatatatatatatatatataattttttttttggtcctTTTTCACCCCTGTTGTCAGCAAGAGAACCATGCACAGGTGGCCAAGTGCTAAACAAGTTTCATCAAGATGAATAGTGATTAGCTCTTCAATTCCTTTTTAACATTTTTGATAGTATAATTGTGGGGAAAGTGTAAGGCCTTTCAATGGCCTAAATTCTAAATAAAATGATACACCAACAAGGAACAAATGGTGATGGATTAAAATGCCAAGAGGTCAGTAACATGAAACAGGACTctgaaaacataaaaaaaaaaaagctaggtAATCCTAAAACTTTGCAACTATTCTGATTCTCTGAAGAGATGAAGAAAATTGCAGCAACATCTATCAAGAATCTGTGAGCATAAAGTTTTGCTTTATGCACACAGAAAATCAATCTTCATTAAGTGGATTGTTTGCAGTAGTTTACATCTTATCTTCAAGCCATATAGAGAATTGCTTCAGAGCCTCTTCCATCCATTTATGTCGGCAATTCTCAACTGCTTCAGATATAGTCAACCAACTTCTCGTTCTGGTGCTCTGTTCTGGCCATGACTGAAGCTCCTCCTTGACAAACAAAGCAAACATTGAAGCTTTACATAGACCTTCCGGGCAACACTCATCTTGGAGTGTTTTACTCTTGAAGTGATAATTCCCTATGAAATCCTGAAACCCGGAGATACAAATAAGAGTTGGATCCATTAGACTCTAAACCCAAAGATGCAAAAACAATTACGTAAATCACCCAACTGACGTCAAAACCTAAAACCTATTATTTAGATTCACTGAGGCTATCTCAGCTAATACAACCACACAAATGCCAAGCATAGGTAAAGCTGCCAAAATAACACAGAAGGATATCAAAGGTGTCTTCCTTGCATAATTGTCTAATCACTGTGCGTGGAGCTTTTGTGTGTACTGGCAAAGTCAAATACTCCAGAACCTCAGATTAGGCAGTTCAATTCCATAATGTGACCGATAAATGCAGAAGAAAAGACAAGACAAGAAAAGCGACCAACTTTTTTTtccaaaccttgaggaaaacaTGTCAAATTAATTTACACTTGCTAGTCAACTTTGCAGAAATGAAACCTTTCTCTCAAATTAATTCTAAAACATATCCATAATTGTTGAATCAAAGAGAGTTCATGCATttgtttgcaaaaaaaaaaaatgttccaGAGGCTTCCTTCACTTTGTCATACATTCTGGTTGCAGctaaaatttatgtaattaacaTGCTAACAGAAAGCTTGTGGAGAATACTTTAACAGAACTATTATCAGTATTTTAAAAAGTTGCCTCTTTTGCTGgatttttgttaataaaaaaaacCAATTAAGATAAATAGAAGCATTATACAAGCAATTACTATACATGAAGATCAGAAATCAAATACCATAAAACAAGATGTTCATCCAGCTAGACAATGAAATGGGTGAAACACTTGAATGCCAaacgaatttcaaaattttaagataTAGAGAAGTTATAAAATTATCACTGAATTATTATCCGCATCAGATAATCACAAAAAGAAAAAGGGAGTAAATCAATATAAACAAACTCTCACCATTAGGTCGCCTCGAACTCCAGCTTCTTCGATGGCTTCCCTCACTGCAGCCTCTTTAACAGTTTCATCATTCTCCCACCCTCCCTACAagtaaatttaaaaaagaaaaaagaacaaaaattacaaaatgtaGCATTTTATAACTTCCTTGagcattaaagaaaaaaaaagggattcTAGTTGAAACTTATCCTTGTATACACAAACAGAAACTTCCAAGTGACTGGATTTAACCACCTGATATCATCCCACTTTAGCTCTTTGATACTTTGTCAGGGAACAATTTAGGAGGATTGAAAGTGGATGGAAATTAGCTTTTATCCTCTTGTTAGGATAGGATGGATTAAAAATGTAAGGAAAAAGAATCATGCGAAAATAGTTTTACGATGGAAAAGTTACAATTTTATCTTTTATCTTCATGGTTAAAGATTTTGTTGCCATGATtacaattttcttcattttaccTCCATTACCTTCCAAATTTTTGGAAGAAAATTTTTTAGGGCTTCATGTGCAATTTTATCTTCATTATCTTTTCAcctactttccttcttcttccaaAATGGAAAAATGCAATTTTTCCAAAAGTTTCTCCCCCTTTTTCTTTCCCCCCATTTTTCTCTGTCTAGCATAATGTAAAAGCTAGGTTTCAAGATCCAAAACATGTAATGGATTAACATGGGCAGTGATTCTTCAAACATCTAGCCAATTTCACAAATAAAAGGAACGAAAGTAACTACCCTTCCCATTTGCAAGACATGCATGAGCAGTGAGCACACCCATACCAGATTACAATGCATGTGCTGATATGTCAGAATGATTTTTATAAATCTCAAACAGCACAACTGATCTTATAATTACTTCTGAAACTCGACTATATTGAATGCCTAAAAAACAGAGGTCTGTCTCAAAAAGCATCATTTATCAAAAGCACATTCACCACAATGACATGTTGCTGTGTACAGGCACATGTCCACCTCTATTATGCTCCAACTACAGTTCACTAAAAGTGGCCTGAGGTTAGTTTATATACTGAGCCAAAAAATTTAACCATCAATATGAAATCAGTATTTGTGCACCATGCATAACTGGCAAATGACAAAACAGCAAATTTTCTAAGCTTCTACGTATTGACCAAGAAGCTCTCCCACCATTTATTTTGGTACATTATCATTCGTGTTTGCTAGGTAATAGTGTCACAGTGTAACAGTTTGCAACTTAAAACATTATCTCAATCAAAACTTGATAATtacagaaaaacaaaataaaaggaAGAACAGGACTTTCATAGTAACAAGGCATATACATTTTACCTTTGGAAAAAGGAGGCCTGGTCCACTAGTTGAGTTGATCATAAGAACCTCAACAAGCTTCTCAGCCTCAGCATCATCATTTTCATCGTCATTTCTATACCTAAAAGGAATACACCTGCCAATATAATCTGTAGAGTTAGTGACTCGAGATCAAACAACAGTGAGCTTTTGCACCATCGATCAAAAGCATCAGCAACATTCTCAGTTCTCACAGGCAATACAAAAATGTTTCGGCATAAAATTTAAGTTTATCAGTTATCACTACATAGTTCCCAACTACAAGCAAACACAATAACATGAATTCACTGAATAAAAAGATATCACTATCCAAACAGCACATACAGGAAGTCCAATAGGAAAATGTGAAGGAAAACAAAGAACCTTAAAAGGAATAAACATTGTTTGACTATCCCCCTGTTTGGAATctagaattttataagaatttaattcaattaatttatttttatcaattctcGTGTTTGGAAAGAAataattcaattccttttaactttaaaataaattttattttaaaaaaataaaaattaagcatGATTGTACAAGATCTCAATTGAATTCTTTCCTTGCAAATAATTTATACCAAACAAAATCTATAGGATTGGTATTTCTTTATATGTAGTATTCGATAACATTAGAAAATAGAAGAGAATCAAATATGAGAGAGGTGAAGAGAAATTGGAGGAAGTATCCCTTTTAAAATAAAGACGATATTCTGTTTCCTTGATGTTCATGCATAGAGGGTCAAACTCAAAACATTTAACAGAGTTAGTATAATCTAACGAGCGCTGCCATCCCAAATCCCCTTCTAGAAGAATATGCTCAACAATTCCTTAACAACTAACTTGTAAAACCCTCCAAATGAATTCATCCTACAATCAAGTACATCACCTCATCAAAGTCAATAACCCTCCACAAACCCCTTCCCCCTTCTTCCCCCCcagccacaaaaaaaaaaaaaacagagaaaCAAATGAAAGAACCAGGTCCCACCAAATACCGGTTAGAAAGAATAATATAACCCAAAATGGCCAATTACAGTAGGAGAGAAAAGAACCCTTTAAATCCccataaagaataaaaaaaaaaaaaggtaccaTTCGAACAACAGAGTGGAAAAACACATCATTAAACCAATCCAATCTGTCAAGCTCTTACTAAGAAAAGCTAAAAGACAACCCTTTTACAAGTGACAATGACATTATCGAACATTTGACAATCTCACAAATCATCATatacatacacacacatataCCTATGCGAATACAAATACAAATACAGATATAAAGATATAATTTTAGAGGACAGTATGAAATACCCAGCGACAAGGCGACAACCGCCCTCGTACCGCTGCTGATGTCGACCTGTGCGGGCCACCAATTCAGACATACTACGAAACGAATCCTTTCCCTTCTCAAAACCCAGTTTCTTTATTATCAACAAAATTGATCATCGCGCCCATTGGCTGGCTCTACTGCAAATCTGACAAATGCTTATGCATGCACTGGATAATATCTCCGGCATTGCTAGTCCAGGCGTCGACGGTAGAGATTAAAGCAACGTGACATGATCTAATGGCTGCAGAATTTTCCTTTTTATGGTGATTGCGTGTGCATTTAGGTTTGGTCGAAGAagaggaaaaatgaaaaatttttttttaaagaaaaaagagagatttttttattttcctttttaagaTATTGGAGAGAAAGTAGAGCTGTTTAGAGAGAGGAGCGAGAAAGGGGGCTTAAAAAGGTGAAGCGCATGAAACGGATCGGATCGGACGGTGGGGGTGGTCAAAGTCACGTGGGGTGGTGGGGTCAATCAGCAGAAAGGCTTCGGCTACAGCCAACTGCGTTGTTATAACTGTAATTATCAGctcacatctctctctctctctctctctctctcttcagagccgcttttttattttttattttttttaatatcccTTATAAGTGCTTCTAACAATATATATCTTcgtattttgatatttttcataattaaattttatttttaaatatatttttaattcaataaaatttaatagtcttattttttataattaaattaaagtaattatttCGAATATTATGTAATGAGATgggaaatttataaattaaaattttctttgaaAAGATTAATATTTTATGAGTTATGGCTCAGAGTTTCTATTAATGtattttataaatgaaaaaagTCAATTTAGGATGCAAAGGCTAGATAGGTCAAAATGTAAAACGCGAATGTTATAAAATACGAACTAATCATTCATGGGGTCAAATGCAGTGGGCTCAGTCAAATTCAGCCTACTCAATGTTTACAACATTTATATGATGGGTATATTTGGCCCTCGTAATTCATGGGCTAACCCAAGGTTTGATATTGGCAAATTTGCTTGGCCCAAAGTTCAACATGTTAAGCTTCAGTGGCCAAGAATCCAAAATCTGCGGAAGATAGCTAAGCTGCCTATGAAAGGAAAACAGAAAACCGGAACCTTCATTGCTTCAATTTCTGGAACATTTACCAAGCAAGGCTAGTGCTTGAGAATTTAGCTTGGTGGGTGTTTTTGCATAATTACTTATTGGGTGGAAGGATATACTGATTCAATGTTTTTCTATTTGGAAGTTCATTTGACAAGATGGAATGATCTCATTTTTAATAGCTCTGAAGTCATCGGTGAATTGGTCCAATCTATAGCTTTTGGTGAGGAACCATTCAAGAAAGACTCAAATATTTATATGAACACCAGGGAAAGTTTCCCCTTGTATATGAACGACTAGGGACAGTCAATCTTCTTCCTTATCTCGTTAATCCACCATGATCCTTTTCTCTGTGTTCTCCTGAACCTTTCAGAATACCACCTTGACTCGGTGAAACTTTAACTGTTTTCTTCTGCAGGAATTCCAACTCCAGTGGAATGATTCCAAGTGCTATGATTGGGAATGACGACAAGATCGAAGAGTAGCAAACTCCATTAACTGGGAATGACGACAAGATCGAAGAGTAGCAAACTCCATTAACTGGTGGAACTTTGGCACTGCAAACTCCATTTTAGGTAGaattggcaaaaaaaaaaaaaaaggaccaaTTACACAGCGATCATAAGACTCGATTAGCACATATCAGAATTCCCTCTTCTTCCTTTCTAATTCACCTTCATAGTTAAGCCTGAATCACGGGTCTTAACAAGACAGTTGCATagttgtttaattaagaattattCTATGATATTTTTTGTATTTGCAAAATTCATTCTTTGATCGGTTCTGTTTCTAATATGGTTTCCTTGAATTGGTTCagatagccttgcaaagtttccaGTCCAAACATAAAGAAAACTCAATGCTTGGAAAACAAATGTCAGCT contains:
- the LOC110641843 gene encoding nudix hydrolase 16, mitochondrial isoform X2 — encoded protein: MMCFSTLLFEWCIPFRYRNDDENDDAEAEKLVEVLMINSTSGPGLLFPKGGWENDETVKEAAVREAIEEAGVRGDLMDFIGNYHFKSKTLQDECCPEGLCKASMFALFVKEELQSWPEQSTRTRSWLTISEAVENCRHKWMEEALKQFSIWLEDKM
- the LOC110641843 gene encoding nudix hydrolase 16, mitochondrial isoform X1, which produces MSELVARTGRHQQRYEGGCRLVAGCIPFRYRNDDENDDAEAEKLVEVLMINSTSGPGLLFPKGGWENDETVKEAAVREAIEEAGVRGDLMDFIGNYHFKSKTLQDECCPEGLCKASMFALFVKEELQSWPEQSTRTRSWLTISEAVENCRHKWMEEALKQFSIWLEDKM